Within Abyssisolibacter fermentans, the genomic segment TTTTCAGCTTCAACTATAACAGTTTCTGCTGCCATAGCTATCAATGGATTGAAGTTTTGTGTTGTTTTGCTATAGAAAATGTTACCTTTTTTATCTACAATAGATCCACCTACCAATGCTACATCAGCTTTTAATGGAAGTTCTAACAAATATTCTTTATCATTAATTGTAATTTTTTGCTTTCCTTCTTCTACTATAGTTCCAATACCAGTAGGAGTTAAAAAACCACCTAAACCAGCTCCACCAGCTCTTACTTGTTCTGCTAGTGTACCTTGAGGTACTAGAACTACTTCTGTTTCTCCTTCAGACATTTGTCTTCCTGTTTCCTTGTTAGTACCAATATGTGATGCAATTACTTTTTTTACTTGCTTATTAACAATCAATTTACCAATACCAATTTCAGGGAAAGCAGTATCATTAGCAATTAATGTTAAATTCTTAACACCTTTTTTAACTAGAGCATCTATCAATCCATGAGGGTTTCCTGTTCCGAGAAATCCTCCTATCATAATAGTCATACCATCTTTTATTTTATCTATTGCTTGGTCATATGAAATAATCTTATCCAAAGTTGCACCTCCAAATCTATCTTTCAACGAGTAAAGCAGTTCCCATTCCGCCACCAATGCAAAGTGTTGCTAATCCTTTTTTAGCATTACGTTTATCCATTTCATATAGTAATGTAACTAAAATTCTTGCGCCAGAACATCCTATTGGATGACCTAAAGCGATAGCACCACCGTTTACATTAATTATTTCTGGATTTAAGCCTAAATCTCTAGTTACTGCAATTGATTGCGATGCAAAAGCTTCATTTGCTTCAATCAAATCTAAGTCATCTATTGACCAGTTAATTTTTTCGAGTGCTTTTTTAGTTGAAGGCACAGGTCCATAACCCATGATGCTTGGATCAACACCTGCTGAAGCATATCCTTTAATGACAGCTATTGGTTTTATACCTAATTCATCAGCCTTTTCTTTAGACATTACAATAAGCATAGCTGCACCATCATTTATTCCTGATGCATTACCAGCTGTTACAGTACCATCTTTTTTAAATGCCGGTCTTAGCTTACTTACTTTTTCGATAGTAGCACCATGTCTTGGAAATTCATCTGTATCAACAATTATTGGATCTCCTTTTCTTTGTGGAACTGCAACTGGAACTATTTCATCTTTGAATCTATCAGTTTTCTGAGCTTGTTCTGCCTTGTTTTGACTAGCTACAGCAAACTTATCTTGTTCTTCTCTGGATATTTTCCATTGCTCAGCTATATTTTCAGCTGTTATTCCCATGTGATATTTGTTAAATATATCAAATAAACCATCATGTACCATGCTGTCTACTAGTTTTCCATCTCCCATTCTTAGTCCCCATCTTGCTTTAGGCAAGAGATAAGGAGCTTGACTCATGCTTTCAGTTCCTCCACATAATATGATGTCTGCATCATTAAGCATGATAAATTGTGCAGCCATACTTACTGCTCTTAAACCAGATCCACAAACTTTGTTAATTGTCATAGCAGGAACTTCGCTAGGAATTCCGGTATGAATACTTACCTGTCTTGATACATTTTGTCCTAAACCAGCACCTAAAACATTACCGATAATAACTTCATCTACCATTTCAGGTTTTATACCAGCTCTGTTTAATGCTTCTTTTGCAGCTACAACCCCTAAATTTACTGCAGATACCTTTGATAATCCACCATTAAAACTTCCAATAGGAGTTCTAACAGCTGATGCAATAACAACTTCTCTCATTGAAGCGCCCCCTTACAAGAAAATTTTAGAAATATGTTTAAAACTACTTTTTATAGTTTGCAAAATTACTCATAATATTAACAATGCATCGATATATGTAATAATAATAAAGTTTACTTCTTTCTTATTTCTATTACTGATACAGCAAAATATATGCCAAAAATATCTAAATGAAAGAAGATAGCTTTAAATAGGCATTTTGGAAGGAATAGACTAATAATAGTTAATTCATAGTTACTAATTAAAAGATAAATATATGCAATATTGCATATGCATAATAGATTTTGATTTGCATTTATGCATATAATTACTTGCATTAGGCTAATTAATGTGAGAATATATAAGTATATCCATAATTTGCAGGGAGGAAATGATATGAATGATGCATTAATTCATCCTAATCTTAATAACATTTATTTAGGTTTTGTTATAACGGATACTGAATATAATATAAAGGAATATAATTATGTTTTTAGACACTTTTTAGAAGATACTAACGAAAATATAAGTAACAAAAACTTAACTGCTTTCTTTCCTAACATTAGCAAATATGTTTTTAAAAATTATAAAGTTATTGAAATGATGAATAATAATAGTACTTTCTATGTTAAAGGGAATGAAATAAAGTTAATGGAAAAGAAATATTTTATTTTTTTCTTTGCTGATTTTTCTATAAAGTATGAACTTATTGATCAGATTAAGTACTTAAACGAACAAATATATTTTTATAGTGAAATGTTTAATAAATTACAAGATGGAATTTATATAACAGACGAAGATGGGAAAACTTTATATGTAAATGATTCTTTTGCAAATTTATCTGGTCTTTCTAGAGATGTATTAATTGGAAAGAAAGTGAATGAATTAAGAAGATTGAATATACTACCAAATTCATGCTGTAGAAAAGTCATTGAAAATAAAGCACCAGTTTCAACAATTAATAACTATTACAAAGGTCAAAAATGTCTTGTGAGTGGATCTCCTATTTATGATTCAAATAACAATTTAAAAAGAACTATTGCTGTTGTAAGAGACGTATCTGAGTTAGATCTCTTAATGAAAGAAATTGCAAAAGATGAGACGTTATCTTTAAGTTATGCAAAGAAAATCAATACTGAAATTAACTATAATAAAAATGATCAGATTGTTTCAGAGAATAAATATATGAAATCTATTTACAAAAAAATAAAGAAAATTGCGAATGTTGATAGTACAGTATTACTTTTAGGAGAAACAGGTGTAGGTAAAGATTTTATAGCTTCATATATTCATAAAATTAGTGATAGAAGCAGCACAGGTAGTTTAATTAAAATAAATTGTGGTGCAATACCTGAACATCTCTTAGAATCTGAGCTTTTTGGATATGAAGAGGGTGCATTTACAGGAGCTCAAAAAGGTGGTAAAAAAGGTCTTTTTGAGGAAGCTAACGATGGGACTTTGTTTTTAGATGAAATAGGAGACATGCCGTATACATTACAGGTTAAACTTTTGAATGCTATAAATGATAAGAAATTTCACAGATTAGGAGGGACAAAAGCTATTGAGTTTAATGCACGAATTATATCAGCAACAAATGCTAATCTTGAAAAATTAATCGAAGAAAAAAATTTCAGAGTTGACTTATATTATAGATTAAATGTAATTAATATTAGAATCCCATCTTTAAAGGAACGTAGAGAAGATATACTAGCACTTGCAAGAAGCTTTTTGGAGTATTATAATATCAAATACAAAAAATCATGTTTTTTTTCTCCAGATCTTCTAGAATTATTTTTAGTTTATTCATGGCCGGGCAATATAAGAGAAATGAAGAATTTAATAGAGAGGCTTGTAATAACATCAGATCATGCACAGATAGATTCAAATATTTTTCATGACCAAGTTTCAAATAAAATTAGAACAAGTGCTTTAGAATATCAAAAAATAGTTTCAGAATCAGAAAATGAAACATTACCACTCAAGAAACAGATGGATTCATACGAGAAATCTATAATACAGAAAACGATATCTAGTACTAGAACACTTAAACAAGCTGCTGAAAAGCTAGGAATTGATATATCAACGTTAGTTAGAAAAAAACAGAAGTACAATATATAATAATAAAAGGATTAAATTTGATTTAATCCTTTTATTATTATGGTAATTTTTTTAGTTTAATATTATTATTTACAATATAATTCAATATTCCAGATGTAATAATTAGTAAAGCTCCAATAACTGTCATAAAATCCAATGTTTCGTTCCATACCAAAAGACCAATAATACTTGAAAAAACAATGTTAGCATATGTATATATTGATAATTCACTTGCTGGTGCATATCTATATGCATAAGTCATTAGAAATTGTGCTGATGTTGCAAATATCCCTAAACTTATTAAGCGTGTTATTTGAGCCTGATTAGGAATAACAAATTGACCAGATAGCATAAAAGGTATCATTGAAATTGTAGATATAAATGTAAAGTATAATACAATAGTTTCGGGTGCATCTGTATGTCTTAGATACCTAATAGCTGTGTATGCACAACCGGCAAATAAGGCTGATGCTAAAGCTATTAGTGATGGAATTATAGTTAAATTCAATCCAGGTTTAATAACAAACCCTGCACCGAGTATAGCTAAAATTAATGATACAACTTGAAATTTTTTTATTTTTTCCTTTAGAAAAATATAAGATAATATTAATATAAAAAATGGTGAAAATTTATTTAGTATAACTGCATCAGCTAATCGAATTTTTGATAATGCCAAAAAATAACAAGCTACTCCAAGTAGTCCGCAAAAACTTCTGAATAATAATAGTCTTTTATTGTTTCCTAATAGGGGTTTACCTTTCTTCTTAACAATAATTAGAGCAAATATAAAGCCAAAAATATTTCTAAAGAATATTTTTTCTGTTACAGGTATGTTAGGGATAGATTTAACAGTTGCTGCCATTAAAGCAAAGAATAATGCAGACATAAGTATTAGAACTATTCCCTTTGATTTATTTTCCATACAAAATCCATAACCTCCTTATCCCATAATATTATTATGATAACATTTATGTATATTTAATACAATATTTATTTATAAACTATAAAGGTGCAATTTTAAACACATCTAATACCAGTCTGGTATTAAACTTAAATGTACTATTAACTAGCAACCAATATAGTTACTAGGAGACATGCAGGGTTTCTTTCTAAGGAACATTGGTGCGTATGTTTTTTCCTTCCACTTCTAATCAGAAAAAACATGTACACCACCGTGACGAGAAAGATTCCTGCATGGCTCCCTCGCTACATACTAGAGAGTTAAAA encodes:
- a CDS encoding acetyl-CoA C-acetyltransferase, which codes for MREVVIASAVRTPIGSFNGGLSKVSAVNLGVVAAKEALNRAGIKPEMVDEVIIGNVLGAGLGQNVSRQVSIHTGIPSEVPAMTINKVCGSGLRAVSMAAQFIMLNDADIILCGGTESMSQAPYLLPKARWGLRMGDGKLVDSMVHDGLFDIFNKYHMGITAENIAEQWKISREEQDKFAVASQNKAEQAQKTDRFKDEIVPVAVPQRKGDPIIVDTDEFPRHGATIEKVSKLRPAFKKDGTVTAGNASGINDGAAMLIVMSKEKADELGIKPIAVIKGYASAGVDPSIMGYGPVPSTKKALEKINWSIDDLDLIEANEAFASQSIAVTRDLGLNPEIINVNGGAIALGHPIGCSGARILVTLLYEMDKRNAKKGLATLCIGGGMGTALLVER
- a CDS encoding DMT family transporter, whose product is MENKSKGIVLILMSALFFALMAATVKSIPNIPVTEKIFFRNIFGFIFALIIVKKKGKPLLGNNKRLLLFRSFCGLLGVACYFLALSKIRLADAVILNKFSPFFILILSYIFLKEKIKKFQVVSLILAILGAGFVIKPGLNLTIIPSLIALASALFAGCAYTAIRYLRHTDAPETIVLYFTFISTISMIPFMLSGQFVIPNQAQITRLISLGIFATSAQFLMTYAYRYAPASELSIYTYANIVFSSIIGLLVWNETLDFMTVIGALLIITSGILNYIVNNNIKLKKLP
- a CDS encoding sigma-54 interaction domain-containing protein gives rise to the protein MNDALIHPNLNNIYLGFVITDTEYNIKEYNYVFRHFLEDTNENISNKNLTAFFPNISKYVFKNYKVIEMMNNNSTFYVKGNEIKLMEKKYFIFFFADFSIKYELIDQIKYLNEQIYFYSEMFNKLQDGIYITDEDGKTLYVNDSFANLSGLSRDVLIGKKVNELRRLNILPNSCCRKVIENKAPVSTINNYYKGQKCLVSGSPIYDSNNNLKRTIAVVRDVSELDLLMKEIAKDETLSLSYAKKINTEINYNKNDQIVSENKYMKSIYKKIKKIANVDSTVLLLGETGVGKDFIASYIHKISDRSSTGSLIKINCGAIPEHLLESELFGYEEGAFTGAQKGGKKGLFEEANDGTLFLDEIGDMPYTLQVKLLNAINDKKFHRLGGTKAIEFNARIISATNANLEKLIEEKNFRVDLYYRLNVINIRIPSLKERREDILALARSFLEYYNIKYKKSCFFSPDLLELFLVYSWPGNIREMKNLIERLVITSDHAQIDSNIFHDQVSNKIRTSALEYQKIVSESENETLPLKKQMDSYEKSIIQKTISSTRTLKQAAEKLGIDISTLVRKKQKYNI
- the atoD gene encoding acetate CoA-transferase subunit alpha is translated as MDKIISYDQAIDKIKDGMTIMIGGFLGTGNPHGLIDALVKKGVKNLTLIANDTAFPEIGIGKLIVNKQVKKVIASHIGTNKETGRQMSEGETEVVLVPQGTLAEQVRAGGAGLGGFLTPTGIGTIVEEGKQKITINDKEYLLELPLKADVALVGGSIVDKKGNIFYSKTTQNFNPLIAMAAETVIVEAEKIVEIGEIDPHLVMTPGEVVDHIVEGVNNEQ